The nucleotide window CAGACCAAGATCGCTGAGgtgcaccagcactgggctgccGACAGCCTGGAGACACTGCGGGTCCGGTACAACCATAGCAGGGGTAAGTGGGGACAGCTGGGAATTGGAGAGTTccatggggctgggctgggatctgtggggctgagatGTGATCCATAGTGCTAGAAGagatctctgggctggaggaggatcTTTGGGtctgggatgggatctgtgggcCTGGGGGGGATCTGTGGGTCTCatgaggatctgtgggactgggatgaGATTTGTGGGGCTGACGGACATttttggggctggaatgggatcTGTTGTGCTATGAGAGATgtgtgggctggagggggatctttggggctggggaggatCTGTGGGTCTGAGATGGGATCTATGGGGCTGGGATATATCTGTGGGGTTGGGTTGCAATCCATGGTGCTATGGGAGAtctctgggctggagagggaatCTTTGGGGCTAGAGGAGATCTGTAGGGCTGAGGTGCatctctggggctgggatgtgtatctgtggggctgggatggaaccTGGGAATGGAACCTGTGAAGCTGGGATGAATCTGTGGGCCTGGGGGAacctgaggggatggagggaatctgtggggctgggctgggatttgtGGGTCTAGAGGGCATCTGTGAGTCTGgaatgggatctgtggggctgggttgGGACTTGTGGGGCatttgtggggctgggggtgatcTGTGGGGCTAGGTGGAAATCCATGGGTATCCAAGGGGCTGGGATGAGGCTCTGTGGGTCTCCATCACACTCTGGATGGGGCTCTCTGGGTCTGGGACACAAGTCCATGGGTCTCTGTGGATCTGTTTGCCCCCCAGGTCTCCACACACTGCAGTGGGTTTCTGGCTGTGACCTCCTGTCCGATGGGACTGTCCAGGGATCGGACCGGTACGGCTACGACGGGCGGGATTTCCTCTCCTCCGAGCTGGGATCCAAGAACTTCGTGGCGGCCGACGTCGCTGCCCAGGTCACCAAGAGGAAAGGGGAATACGAACGGATCGAGGTGGAGGAGTGGACAAAATACCTGGGGCTCACCTGTCCAGAATGGCTCCAGATATTCATCAGATACGGGCGGGAGGCGCTGGAGCGCAAAGGTGGGGATGGAATTCCCATCGAAATGTGGAATTTGAGAATGGAGGACTTAGGAATGTGGTAATTTGCATGGGAATTCCATGGTTGGATGTCACCATTATCCCATTCCAGAGCCCCCCGATGTCCATGTCTCCGGCAAAGAGGAACACGGGATCCTAACCTTGTCCTGCCACGCGTACGGATTCTACCCCGGGATCATCGGGATCAGCTGGATGAAGGGGGATGAAATCTGGGATCAGGAGATGGAGTGGGGCGGGGTCGTTCCCAACAGCGACGGCACCTTCCACAGCTGGGCCAGGATCGAGGCGCTGCCGGGGGAGCGGGAGCAGTACCGGTGCCGGGTGGAGCACGCCGGGATGCCGGAGCCCGGGATCTTTGCCTGGGGTGAGGCTGGGAATGTGGAATGTGGGAACTGGGAATTTGGGAactgggaatttgggaatgtgTAGTAGTGAGATGGGGGTTTGTCTCTCTCTCCTCACACTTCCACCCTTCCCAGAGCCAGAATCCAACTGGAATTCCACCCCAGTGGTGGTCGCCCTGTCCGTCATCGCTGCCATCATCAGCAGCCTCATCGGATTCGGTGTCTGGAAGCTCCAATCTGGTAACTCACGGGATGGGGGTTGGGAAGGGGCACAGATCCACCTGACAGCATTCCAGGGATCCTGTGCCACAGGTGCTGatcctgctttatttccatAGGGAACAAGGAGAGGAATGGATACAACACAACGCCTATGAGTGAGtaccagcagtgtgtctggATACAAATCCAGATCCTCTCCATGTGGATCCAGTGATGGATCTCAGGATGGATCCAGGTGTGTGATCCAGGCCAGAATCTCATGgatcttctgttttccacagtAGCAGATGTGTGAACCGGCGGCTCCCCTGCAGGTATGGAgtgggatgcaggtgggatTCCAGAGGGGAATCAGAGCATAGTGGATGGAgcaggattgggatgggattccaAATCAGGGCAGGATTCCAGAGTGAGATCAGAAGGAATTCTGGAGTGGGATCAGGACTGGATTATGGATCAGGATCAGGCTGGCTGGATGAAGGGGGATAGAGGTGGGATTCCACAGTTGGATTgggtgggatggatggagcaGGATGATGATGGATTTCAGAggagctcctgctctctgtgggcTCCACAGCTGGATCaatcccatgggatggggacagggacatggtgaCTCTGTCCCCCACTCTCATCCCAGCAGGAATCACCACCTGAGCAATCCATGGAGCTGGAtccatccccttccctccttctgaGGAAGGCCagaagctgctggcagagctcatccTGCATCTCTCACCCACCCTGGCACCCTGTAGCAtgtaaacaagtcaaaaatatgtttctccattgttttctgcctctcaatacattctgctaacattgctatggcagctttagtggaaaagctttctcaaggaaatacttcctgccagaagatcctgcctatgtgatcagtttcccacatctggacctgactacgtgccaaaGAACATGTGTAGAAGTTggaaaagcattataaaaacctgaaggtgaattcagaagttggaggaacaagagacaaggagaaaccaGGACGCCTTGCCTAGTCTTCTGATCTCTCTTCTCAGCTCGTCTTACtttccttccaacaccaccagccgtcatctgcctcgaaggagagagagagagagagagactgcttgtcagcctggagagagggcatcGGCCTAGAGCGAGACTGCCTGGCAGCCTGAAtggtctgtgactgtctgtggaggtatatcctttctctgaatttttctcttacaggctaaaataaagcaccctcttttgcagctactccaGAAGCCGGTCTGGTCGTGAGGGGAAATAAgggcatttttcatttcaaagactcaccatcctctggcagccaagagataaca belongs to Pithys albifrons albifrons isolate INPA30051 chromosome 7, PitAlb_v1, whole genome shotgun sequence and includes:
- the LOC139673856 gene encoding class I histocompatibility antigen, F10 alpha chain-like isoform X1; the protein is MAPALGVGALLGFLGLLGDPGGPTEVLHSLRYQHMTVSEPSPGVPQFLAVGFLDGIPFMRYDSERGRVEPQTPWMEKGPEPGFWDGQTKIAEVHQHWAADSLETLRVRYNHSRGLHTLQWVSGCDLLSDGTVQGSDRYGYDGRDFLSSELGSKNFVAADVAAQVTKRKGEYERIEVEEWTKYLGLTCPEWLQIFIRYGREALERKEPPDVHVSGKEEHGILTLSCHAYGFYPGIIGISWMKGDEIWDQEMEWGGVVPNSDGTFHSWARIEALPGEREQYRCRVEHAGMPEPGIFAWEPESNWNSTPVVVALSVIAAIISSLIGFGVWKLQSGNKERNGYNTTPMIADV
- the LOC139673856 gene encoding class I histocompatibility antigen, F10 alpha chain-like isoform X2; this translates as MAPALGVGALLGFLGLLGDPGGPTEVLHSLRYQHMTVSEPSPGVPQFLAVGFLDGIPFMRYDSERGRVEPQTPWMEKGPEPGFWDGQTKIAEVHQHWAADSLETLRVRYNHSRGLHTLQWVSGCDLLSDGTVQGSDRYGYDGRDFLSSELGSKNFVAADVAAQVTKRKGEYERIEVEEWTKYLGLTCPEWLQIFIRYGREALERKEPPDVHVSGKEEHGILTLSCHAYGFYPGIIGISWMKGDEIWDQEMEWGGVVPNSDGTFHSWARIEALPGEREQYRCRVEHAGMPEPGIFAWEPESNWNSTPVVVALSVIAAIISSLIGFGVWKLQSGNKERNGYNTTPMTDV